The following proteins are encoded in a genomic region of Flammeovirga pectinis:
- a CDS encoding M20 metallopeptidase family protein: protein MSLKERIKEAVTTNIDEIVANRHHLHANPELSYQEFETAKFVANKLRSYGIEPQEGVAETGIVALIKGKNPEKKTIALRADMDALPIVEANDVPYKSKNEGVMHACGHDVHTTSLLGVAQVLSKLTDQFEGTIKLIFQPGEEKLPGGASLMIKDGALQNPAPTKIIGQHVMPFIDAGKVGFREGMYMASADEIYFTVKGQGGHAAMPEKNIDPVVITSHIIIALQQIVSRYASPKIPSVLSFGDVRAIGATNIIPNEVKVQGTFRTMNEEWRAEAHEKITKMAEGIAEAMGGSVEMNICKGYPFLVNEPELTKRNKAAAIDYLGEENVVDLDLWLAAEDFAYYSQEIDACFYRLGTRNEEQGIVSSVHTPTFDIDESALEIGVGLMAWLAVSELNA from the coding sequence ATGAGTTTAAAAGAACGCATTAAAGAAGCTGTTACAACAAACATTGATGAAATTGTAGCAAATAGACATCATTTACATGCTAATCCAGAGCTATCTTATCAAGAGTTTGAGACAGCTAAGTTTGTTGCAAATAAATTAAGAAGTTACGGCATAGAGCCTCAAGAAGGTGTTGCAGAAACAGGTATTGTTGCTTTAATCAAAGGAAAAAATCCAGAGAAAAAAACAATCGCATTGCGTGCTGATATGGATGCATTGCCAATTGTTGAAGCAAATGATGTTCCTTATAAATCTAAAAATGAAGGTGTAATGCATGCTTGCGGGCACGATGTTCATACTACTTCATTATTAGGAGTTGCACAAGTTCTTTCTAAACTGACTGATCAATTTGAAGGTACTATCAAATTAATTTTCCAACCAGGAGAAGAGAAATTGCCAGGTGGAGCATCATTAATGATTAAAGACGGAGCATTACAAAACCCTGCCCCAACTAAAATTATTGGTCAACATGTTATGCCTTTTATTGATGCCGGAAAAGTTGGATTCAGAGAAGGTATGTATATGGCTTCTGCAGATGAAATTTACTTTACCGTAAAAGGACAAGGTGGACATGCTGCAATGCCAGAAAAAAATATTGATCCAGTAGTAATCACTTCACATATAATAATTGCCTTACAACAAATTGTAAGTAGATATGCTTCTCCAAAAATCCCTTCTGTTTTATCTTTTGGAGATGTAAGAGCAATTGGTGCTACCAATATTATTCCTAATGAAGTAAAAGTGCAAGGTACATTCCGTACAATGAACGAAGAATGGAGAGCCGAAGCACACGAAAAAATCACAAAAATGGCAGAAGGCATTGCTGAAGCAATGGGAGGATCTGTTGAGATGAATATTTGTAAAGGCTATCCTTTCCTTGTAAACGAGCCAGAACTTACAAAAAGAAATAAAGCAGCTGCAATTGATTATTTAGGAGAAGAAAATGTTGTAGATCTTGACCTTTGGTTAGCTGCAGAAGATTTTGCCTATTATTCTCAAGAAATAGATGCTTGTTTCTACAGATTAGGTACTCGTAACGAAGAACAAGGTATAGTATCTAGTGTACATACACCAACTTTTGATATTGACGAAAGTGCTTTAGAAATTGGTGTTGGACTTATGGCTTGGTTGGCTGTTTCTGAGTTAAATGCTTAG
- a CDS encoding nucleotide exchange factor GrpE yields the protein MTENKGNDNIDNKEEKVTEDQTEATNSKNIEDENSTSNNDGAELSETEKLAKDLAEMKDKYLRLYSEFDNFRRRTAKEKLDLQKTASEKVLSAIIPTVDDLERAIANTKSDSPEVKPVVDGIVMIKDKMLKTLEGQGVKQMEDATGKPLNTDYHDAITQIPAPTEDLKGKIVDVVEKGYTLNDKVIRYAKVVVGQ from the coding sequence ATGACAGAAAATAAAGGAAACGATAATATCGATAATAAAGAAGAAAAAGTAACTGAGGATCAAACTGAAGCTACAAATTCTAAAAATATAGAAGACGAAAATTCTACTTCTAACAATGATGGAGCAGAACTTTCTGAAACTGAAAAATTAGCTAAGGATTTAGCAGAAATGAAGGATAAATACCTTCGTTTATATTCTGAATTCGACAACTTCCGTAGACGTACTGCAAAAGAAAAACTTGACTTGCAAAAAACTGCAAGTGAAAAAGTTCTTTCTGCAATTATCCCTACAGTTGACGATTTAGAAAGAGCAATTGCAAATACAAAGTCTGACAGCCCAGAGGTTAAACCTGTTGTTGACGGTATTGTAATGATTAAAGATAAAATGCTTAAAACTTTAGAAGGACAAGGTGTTAAACAAATGGAGGATGCTACTGGTAAGCCGTTAAATACAGATTACCATGATGCTATTACTCAAATACCTGCTCCTACTGAAGATTTAAAAGGTAAAATTGTTGACGTGGTAGAAAAAGGCTACACGTTAAATGATAAAGTAATCCGCTACGCTAAAGTAGTAGTCGGTCAATAA
- the dnaJ gene encoding molecular chaperone DnaJ yields MSKADYYEVLGVERDASSGEIKKAYRKVAIKFHPDKNPDDQSAEEKFKEAAEAYEILGDDDKRAKYDRFGHQAFDGSGGFGGGGGMNMDDIFSHFGDIFGGGGGSPFGDFFGGGGGGGRRQRKGSNLRIKLKLNLQEMSKGVEKKVRIKRYNSCEPCNGTGAKNGTDLDTCQQCHGSGQVQKVVNTMLGQMVSNTTCPSCNGEGKIIKNKCESCHGEGRLYTEEEVAINIPPGVDDGMQLSMRGKGNMPKGGGVAGDLLIVIEAIEDEQLHRDGENIHFELHLSFMDAALGTTVEIPTLNGNVKVPIDAGTQSGKVLRLRGKGIRDINGYGVGDQLIHVSVFTPTKLTGEEKDLLKKLKESKNFLPTQEHKKEKSKNFFSRMKDFFAQ; encoded by the coding sequence ATGTCTAAGGCAGATTATTACGAAGTACTCGGCGTAGAAAGAGACGCATCAAGTGGTGAAATTAAGAAAGCATACAGAAAAGTAGCAATTAAATTTCACCCAGATAAAAACCCAGACGATCAAAGTGCTGAAGAGAAGTTCAAAGAAGCAGCTGAAGCTTACGAGATCCTAGGGGATGATGATAAACGTGCTAAATATGACCGTTTTGGACATCAAGCTTTTGATGGTTCTGGCGGATTTGGTGGCGGAGGTGGAATGAATATGGACGACATATTCTCTCACTTCGGTGATATCTTCGGTGGCGGAGGTGGTAGCCCATTCGGCGACTTCTTCGGTGGTGGAGGTGGCGGAGGTAGACGTCAAAGAAAAGGCTCTAACCTACGCATCAAATTAAAACTCAACCTTCAGGAAATGTCCAAAGGGGTTGAGAAAAAAGTACGTATCAAGCGTTATAATTCTTGTGAACCATGTAATGGTACAGGAGCTAAGAATGGTACAGACTTAGACACATGTCAACAATGTCACGGTAGTGGTCAGGTACAAAAAGTAGTAAACACAATGCTTGGTCAAATGGTATCTAATACTACTTGTCCATCTTGTAATGGTGAAGGTAAAATCATCAAAAACAAATGTGAAAGCTGCCACGGTGAAGGCCGTTTGTATACTGAAGAAGAAGTTGCTATCAATATCCCTCCAGGGGTTGATGATGGTATGCAATTATCTATGCGTGGTAAAGGTAATATGCCTAAAGGTGGTGGAGTTGCAGGTGATTTACTCATCGTAATCGAAGCTATTGAAGACGAACAGTTACATAGAGATGGTGAAAACATTCATTTTGAATTGCACTTAAGCTTTATGGACGCTGCTCTAGGTACAACTGTAGAGATTCCAACATTAAATGGCAATGTAAAAGTTCCTATCGATGCTGGTACTCAAAGTGGTAAAGTTCTTCGTTTAAGAGGTAAAGGTATCAGAGATATCAATGGTTATGGTGTTGGAGATCAACTCATCCATGTTTCTGTGTTTACTCCTACAAAATTAACAGGAGAAGAGAAAGACCTTCTTAAGAAATTAAAAGAGTCTAAGAACTTCTTACCTACGCAAGAACATAAAAAAGAGAAGAGTAAAAACTTCTTTTCAAGAATGAAAGATTTCTTTGCTCAATAA
- a CDS encoding acyl-CoA thioesterase: MLTRETQIRINYADTDQMGFVYYGHYAKFYEIGRTEALRSLGMSYKQMEAEGVMLPVLENFSKYIKPAKYDDLITIRTTLIEKPSVKLLFEYELFNQDGELLNTGKTKLAFMKKTTYKPCRAPKNFMEVIASYFED, from the coding sequence ATGTTAACACGAGAAACACAAATACGTATTAACTACGCAGATACCGATCAGATGGGATTTGTCTATTATGGTCATTATGCAAAATTTTATGAGATAGGGAGAACAGAAGCACTCCGTTCTCTTGGAATGAGTTATAAACAAATGGAAGCAGAAGGGGTGATGTTACCAGTTTTAGAGAATTTCTCTAAGTATATTAAGCCTGCTAAATATGATGACTTGATTACAATTCGAACTACTTTGATAGAAAAACCATCTGTCAAATTATTATTCGAATATGAATTATTTAATCAAGATGGCGAGTTACTAAATACAGGTAAAACAAAATTGGCTTTTATGAAAAAGACCACTTACAAACCTTGTAGAGCCCCTAAAAACTTTATGGAAGTAATAGCATCCTACTTTGAAGA